The Flavobacterium johnsoniae genomic sequence CTCCAGATTTCTCTGAAGCTTTTGTGAATTTTTATTCTTCTGTTGCCGTTTCAAATTCCATGTGATCGACAATTTCTTCGTCTGGTCTTTCTGGTTTAGAAGCTTTTAAAGCATTAAATCTTTCTAGCATTTCTGTTTCGCCTTCTTCACCACTGAAATAAGGAAAAACATCCATAATTGGTGATTCTGAAATTGCAGGAATCGAATATTCGCCCATTGTATTTTTCATTACATGAATCGTATTGTCAAATGCTTCGCGAACATCATTTGCTTGAACTAGCATATACATGCTTGTTTTACGCTCTTTACCACTTTCTTCATCGTAAGCAATTAAAGAAACTTTAGACTTAAACCATCTGTCTGCATTTTCAAACGGATGAATTTCGGCGTAATTCGCCACTTTTATATTCGTGATTTT encodes the following:
- a CDS encoding DUF4494 domain-containing protein: MSVVWYECKVKYRKTDETGGQKVLTEPYLVDALSYTEAEKRINEEMAAYISEEFKITNIKVANYAEIHPFENADRWFKSKVSLIAYDEESGKERKTSMYMLVQANDVREAFDNTIHVMKNTMGEYSIPAISESPIMDVFPYFSGEEGETEMLERFNALKASKPERPDEEIVDHMEFETATEE